In Phoenix dactylifera cultivar Barhee BC4 chromosome 11, palm_55x_up_171113_PBpolish2nd_filt_p, whole genome shotgun sequence, the following are encoded in one genomic region:
- the LOC120104025 gene encoding protein FAR1-RELATED SEQUENCE 5-like, producing the protein MDSFGSSSDNESLETVEDSLSDKEKDAAEIDKMSKRPPSEENVVPKVSQASKEGDAGCSALVVKDTNNVDKSKAYGNLQLEPEVGMVFHSEDQAYLFYNKYAHRKGFSVRKGHLGRRKDGTIRNRVFLCSNEGSRQKHCTYMTKKPREAARTNCMARIEYKVSRDNAWIVSKIIYEHNHPLVRPHKAHLLRSHRRLLLAQRDGMQNVAEKPARALEFPVEESHDAETVGFLLKDQSSYLHTNRMRELDTGDAQVLLEFLKAKQLEDPSFFYAIQLDDREQVTNFFWADARSILDYSYFGDVVLFDTTYRTNKSEIPFAPFIGINHHKQIVVFGAALLLDETTESFVWLFKTFMVAMSGRKPKTIFTDHCPALSRAISLTLPETCHRLCLWHILQNLAIHISHVHSSEPNFQKDFRNCIYEGGSEEDFHTRWVDLVNKYDLAGNSRLEDLYAVREKWALVYHKNSFCASMSTMKWSESMKNHFKKHFNRKLPLSKFLEQYQKSLIRFREKELYEDYKSRQTKPVLLVDMPMLNEAAESYTRMVYNEFEDEIKSQLSCLCEQVGFEGTIDVYKVSLPENHGYAFVEYNSCNFMVTCSCRKFETTGILCMHALKVLLFRNILSLPSRYILKRWTKYANVEVLSDRHRPIADTDGQETLTLQYTRVCHKAITIAVKSAFSEDALQIFENELHKLMLEVENVLHIAPLSRQTDDEDATVIDDMQQNALQGSKRTRGRKRRLKGELEQKQKKITQPTNSSVDMDTQNQPSQNKGKTRQAGDVLCPAMVIESSNVPSYPRDGAASYCNTMALQPSGSFAQEVVMPAQESFTPSQGIFDHTMASQGVTNPNIAWCTPRGSVSAPVPIMQGQPNNFVSWMVQPRGVPNVSLSQHHIDQPMHSALPSQHQPLPRKLNLDINKGN; encoded by the exons ATGGACtcatttggttcttcttcagatAATGAATCTTTAGAAACTGTTGAAGATTCTTTAagtgataaagaaaaagatgctGCTGAGATAGATAAGATGTCAAAGAGGCCTCCTTCTGAAGAAAATGTTGTGCCAAAGGTATCCCAAGCTTCAAAGGAAGGTGATGCTGGTTGTAGTGCATTAGTTGTAAAAGATACCAATAATGTTGATAAATCAAAGGCCTATGGGAACTTGCAGTTGGAGCCAGAAGTTGGTATGGTGTTCCATTCAGAAGATCaagcttatctattttataataaatatgcTCATCGAAAGGGTTTTAGCGTCCGAAAGGGACATCTTGGTCGAAGAAAAGATGGGACCATACGGAATAGAGTTTTCTTGTGCAGCAATGAAGGCTCTCGTCAGAAGCATTGTACATATATGACAAAGAAACCACGTGAAGCTGCGAGAACAAATTGCATGGCTCGTATTGAGTATAAAGTGAGTCGTGATAATGCATGGATTGTGAGTAAAATCATCTACGAACACAACCATCCCCTCGTACGCCCACATAAAGCACACTTGTTAAGATCTCACAGGAGGTTATTGTTGGCTCAGCGTGATGGAATGCAAAATGTTGCAGAAAAACCTGCTCGAGCTTTGGAATTTCCAGTGGAAGAGTCTCATGATGCTGAAACTGTTGGGTTTCTTTTGAAGGATCAAAGCAGCTATCTGCACACCAACAGGATGAGAGAACTTGACACGGGAGATGCACAGGTTCTTTTAGAATTTTTGAAAGCCAAACAGTTAGAGGATCCTTCCTTTTTTTATGCCATACAACTTGATGATAGAGAACAAGTGACCAACTTCTTTTGGGCAGATGCACGCTCAATACTTGATTACTCCTATTTTGGTGATGTGGTGTtatttgacacaacttatcgGACAAACAAGAGTGAGATACCATTTGCACCATTCATTGGCATAAACCATCATAAGCAAATTGTGGTATTTGGTGCTGCTTTGTTATTGGATGAAACGACAGAATCATTTGTGTGGTTATTTAAAACCTTCATGGTAGCAATGTCTGGACGAAAACCAAAGACGATATTTACAGATCATTGTCCTGCATTGTCAAGGGCAATAAGTTTGACATTACCTGAGACATGTCACCGTCTTTGTTTGTGGCATATATTGCAAAATTTAGCGATTCATATTTCCCATGTACATAGCAGTGAGCCCAACTTTCAGAAGGATTTCAGAAATTGCATATACGAAGGTGGCTCTGAAGAGGATTTTCATACTCGATGGGTTGATTTGGTTAATAAGTATGACCTTGCAGGAAATTCACGGTTAGAAGATTTGTATGCAGTACGAGAGAAATGGGCTTTGGTTTACCATAAAAATTCATTTTGTGCTTCCATGTCAACAATGAAATGGAGTGAGAGCATGAAGAATCACTTCAAAAAGCATTTCAACAGGAAGTTGCCACTTTCCAAATTTTTAGAGCAGTATCAAAAGTCATTGATTCGGTTTCGTGAGAAGGAACTCTATGAAGATTACAAATCGAGGCAAACTAAACCAGTTTTGCTGGTTGACATGCCTATGTTAAATGAAGCAGCAGAATCATATACAAGGATGGTATATAATgaatttgaagatgagatcaagAGTCAGCTTTCTTGTCTTTGTGAACAAGTTGGTTTTGAAGGGACAATAGATGTTTATAAAGTTTCCCTTCCTGAAAATCATGGTTATGCATTCGTTGAATATAACTCATGCAATTTCATGGTCACTTGTAGCTGTAGAAAGTTTGAGACTACTGGCAtcttatgcatgcatgcattaaAGGTTCTTCTCTTTAGGAACATTCTTAGCCTCCCATCTCGGTATATACTCAAGAGGTGGACAAAATATGCGAATGTTGAGGTCTTGTCTGATAGACATCGACCAATTGCTGATACTGATGGTCAAGAAACTTTGACATTGCAATATACCCGGGTTTGCCATAAAGCAATTACTATTGcagtaaaaagtgcattttctgAGGATGCCTTGCAAATATTTGAAAATGAACTTCATAAACTGATGTTGGAAGTTGAAAATGTGTTACATATTGCTCCACTGAGTAGACAAACAGATGATGAAGATGCGACTGTCATTGATGATATGCAGCAGAATGCACTACAAGGAAGTAAGAGAACACGGGGCCGTAAACGTCGCCTTAAGGGAGAACTGGAGCAGAAACAGAAGAAGATAACTCAACCCACTAACAGTTCAGTTGACATGGACACCCAGAACCAGCCATCACAGAATAAGGGGAAGACAA GACAAGCTGGTGATGTGCTGTGTCCGGCGATGGTTATTGAGTCCTCAAATGTTCCTTCTTATCCTCGGGATGGTGCCGCATCATACTGTAATACAATGGCACTGCAACCCTCAGGATCTTTTGCTCAAGAGGTGGTCATGCCTGCTCAG GAATCATTTACACCCTCACAAGGTATATTCGACCATACAATGGCATCCCAAGGAGTAACTAATCCTAATATAGCATGGTGCACTCCTAGGGGTTCCGTTAGTGCCCCTGTGCCGATCATGCAGGGACAACCCAATAATTTTGTTAGTTGGATGGTTCAACCTCGTGGTGTGCCAAATGTTTCCCTGTCCCAGCATCATATTGATCAACCAATG CATTCTGCTCTTCCAAGTCAACATCAGCCACTGCCCCGCAAGCTTAACCTTGACATCAACAAAG GTAACTGA
- the LOC103704857 gene encoding beta-glucuronosyltransferase GlcAT14A, with protein sequence MAAERWIFPLCAAAFVSLLVFFYAAIGLSASSVLFSRPPALTYVRCGAGHPPSFAYYISGGRGDRDRVIRLLLAVYHPRNRYLLHLSTDASGSERTELAVKARLAIPAIRAFGNVDVIGKPDATTYMGSSELAATLHAASVLLKLDGGWDWFVTLSAVDYPLMTQDDLIHVFSSAPRDLNFIEHTSDLGWKEYHRVQPIVVDSGIYLARRTTIFSASEGRPTPDAFTFFTGSPWVILSRPFMEYCVLGWENLPRTLLMYFTNVVLSQEGYFHSVACNSPQFKNTTVNNDMRFMRWDSPPGMQPHFLNMTAFEEISVSELPFARQFHKDDPVLDKIDEKILGRLHHQAVPGAWCSAKGSSWMDPCSKWSNVNIVKPGPRAKKFAELMKKLVDEWKSQLNSCK encoded by the exons ATGGCGGCCGAGCGATGGATCTTCCCCCTGTGCGCTGCGGCCTTCGTCTCCCTCCTCGTTTTCTTCTACGCCGCCATCGGTCTCAGCGCCTCCTCCGTCCTCTTCTCCCGGCCCCCCGCCCTCACCTACGTCCGCTGCGGCGCCGGACACCCGCCGTCCTTCGCCTACTACATCTCCGGCGGCCGCGGCGACCGCGACCGGGTCATCCGTTTGCTGCTCGCCGTCTACCACCCCAGGAACCGGTACTTGCTCCATCTCTCTACTGATGCCTCCGGATCGGAGCGGACTGAGCTCGCTGTGAAGGCCCGGCTGGCGATCCCGGCGATTCGGGCGTTCGGGAATGTGGATGTGATCGGGAAGCCCGACGCGACGACGTACATGGGGTCGTCGGAGCTCGCGGCGACCCTCCATGCCGCCTCGGTGCTGCTGAAGTTGGATGGGGGCTGGGATTGGTTCGTGACACTCAGCGCCGTGGATTATCCTTTGATGACACAGGACG ACTTAATCCATGTCTTCTCTTCTGCTCCAAGGGATCTAAACTTCATAGAGCACACCAGTGATCTTGGATGGAAAGA GTATCACAGGGTCCAGCCCATTGTGGTAGATTCAGGAATCTACTTGGCAAGGAGGACCACAATTTTTTCTGCTTCAGAGGGGCGGCCAACACCAGATGCTTTCACATTCTTTACAG GTTCCCCATGGGTCATTCTTAGCCGACCCTTTATGGAGTATTGTGTTTTGGGTTGGGAAAATCTGCCTCGAACCCTGCTTATGTATTTCACGAATGTAGTATTATCCCAAGAAGGCTATTTTCATTCAGTTGCATGCAACTCCCCTCAGTTCAAAAACACAACGGTGAACAATGACATGAGGTTTATGCGGTGGGACTCTCCTCCAGGAATGCAGCCTCACTTTCTCAACATGACTGCTTTTGAGGAGATCTCAGTGAGTGAATTGCCTTTTGCCAGGCAGTTCCATAAGGATGACCCTGTTCTTGATAAGATTGATGAGAAGATACTCGGCCGTTTGCACCATCAAGCTGTCCCTGGGGCCTGGTGCTCTGCCAAGGGGAGTTCGTGGATGGACCCATGCTCTAAATGGAGTAATGTCAACATTGTGAAACCTGGGCCACGGGCAAAGAAGTTTGCGGAGTTGATGAAGAAGCTTGTGGACGAGTGGAAGTCACAGTTGAACTCATGCAAGTAA
- the LOC103704858 gene encoding ATP-dependent Clp protease proteolytic subunit 3, chloroplastic-like gives METIATTFASWPPSPPSSKLSSSLFFSHGLLFSSDSHTRDAAAPPLAAAPLRRKAHQSVRAPAMTGCRRTLSEGWDLSGLVARASWMPKFEELDTTNMLLRQRIVFLGSQVDDMTADLIISQLLFLDAEDQRKDIKLFINSPGGSVTSGMGIYDAMKLCKADVSTVCLGLAASMGAFLLASGTKGKRFCMPNARVMIHQPLGTAGGKTTDMGLRIREMMYHKVKMNKILSRITGKPEKQIEEDTDRDNFMNPWEAKEYGLVDAVIDDGKPGLVAPIADSSPPPKTRVWDLWKIEGSRKARQNLPSEQKLSQNGYKAGSGSDEEKGKEQTEEAPTAV, from the exons ATGGAAACCATTGCGACCACCTTCGCCTCGTGGCCGCCTTCGCCTCCCTCTTCTaagctctcctcctctctcttcttctctcatggCCTCCTCTTTTCCTCCGATTCCCATACGCGAGATGCGGCGGCGCCGCCTTTGGCCGCCGCCCCACTCAGGAGAAAAGCGCACCAGTCCGTCAGAGCCCCCGCGATGACGGGCTGCAGGAGGACGCTCTCGGAGGGGTGGGATCTGTCGGGCTTGGTGGCTAGGGCTTCTTGGATGCCAAAGTTCGAGGAGCTCGACACCACCAACATGCTCCTCCGTCAGCGGATCGTCTTCTTGGGCTCCCAG GTGGATGACATGACTGCTGATCTGATTATCAGCCAGCTCTTATTTCTAGATGCGGAAGACCAAAGGAAGGACATAAAGTTGTTCATTAATTCACCTGGTGGCTCTGTGACATCTG GAATGGGAATATATGATGCTATGAAATTATGCAAGGCTGATGTTTCTACTGTTTGCTTGGGTCTTGCGGCATCCATGGGTGCATTTCTGCTTGCTTCTGGAACCAAAGGAAAGAGATTTTGCATGCCAAATGCAAGGGTCATGATTCATCAACCACTAGGAACAGCTGGTGGCAAA aCAACTGACATGGGGTTACGGATTAGAGAAATGATGTACCACAAGGTGAAGATGAACAAAATTTTGTCAAGAATCACAGGAAAACCTGAGAAACAG ATTGAAGAGGACACAGACCGTGACAATTTCATGAACCCTTGGGAGGCCAAGGAATATGGGTTGGTAGATGCTGTTATAGATGATGGGAAGCCGGGCTTGGTTGCACCAATAGCAGATTCATCACCTCCTCCAAAAACCCGTGTGTGGGATCTGTGGAAGATCGAGGGAAGCAGAAAAGCCAGGCAGAATCTGCCTTCAGAGCAGAAGCTTTCCCAAAATGGATATAAAGCTGGCAGCGGGAGCGATGAGGAGAAAGGAAAGGAACAGACAGAGGAAGCTCCTACAGCTGTATGA